In Sphingobacteriaceae bacterium, the following proteins share a genomic window:
- a CDS encoding ATPase: MKRENYTYSFETSKTAHEVYELLLDIKKWWSGLYEEIIAGKSKKPGDEFNFKAGGGMHDTTQKLVELIPDKKIVWLVTKSQLSFLSDPSEWTNTKLCFDIEPKGNKTRVTFTHEGLTPQIECYTNCSTAWTGYLDNLNKALK; the protein is encoded by the coding sequence ATGAAACGAGAAAATTATACTTACAGTTTTGAAACTTCTAAAACTGCACACGAAGTATACGAATTGCTGCTTGACATTAAAAAATGGTGGTCGGGATTATACGAGGAGATTATTGCTGGAAAAAGTAAAAAACCCGGAGATGAATTTAATTTCAAAGCTGGGGGTGGCATGCACGATACAACTCAAAAACTTGTTGAATTAATTCCCGATAAAAAAATTGTATGGCTGGTTACAAAAAGTCAGCTCAGTTTTTTAAGTGATCCTTCAGAATGGACAAATACAAAACTCTGTTTTGATATTGAACCGAAAGGAAATAAAACAAGAGTAACATTCACTCACGAAGGTTTAACCCCGCAAATTGAATGTTACACTAATTGTTCAACCGCCTGGACAGGATACCTCGATAATCTTAACAAAGCGTTAAAATAA
- a CDS encoding GNAT family N-acetyltransferase — protein MLIRLATLSDIPEIMVMVRELVPLMNASGNFQWDDHYPNPEKFSDDVVHDKLWVAVMHEKIVGVSAITTDQDPEYAQVGWDLSEVAIVTHRLAVSIHHRGKGIAEALLQKAEDEAIRRNIKTLRVDTNSMNTATQKLFPKMGYTFAGEIDLSYRPNLRFYCYEKRLG, from the coding sequence ATGCTTATACGTCTCGCTACACTCAGCGATATTCCCGAGATTATGGTAATGGTAAGAGAACTCGTTCCGCTCATGAATGCTTCTGGAAATTTTCAGTGGGACGATCATTATCCTAATCCGGAAAAATTCTCGGACGATGTAGTACATGATAAACTTTGGGTTGCTGTTATGCATGAAAAAATTGTTGGTGTCTCAGCCATTACTACAGACCAGGATCCCGAGTATGCACAAGTAGGTTGGGACCTCTCTGAAGTAGCAATAGTAACGCATCGTTTAGCTGTGAGTATACATCATCGTGGAAAAGGAATTGCCGAAGCGCTTTTACAAAAAGCAGAAGACGAAGCGATCCGCAGAAACATTAAAACTTTAAGAGTGGATACGAATAGCATGAATACCGCCACTCAAAAACTGTTTCCCAAAATGGGATATACGTTTGCAGGGGAAATCGACTTGAGTTATCGTCCTAATCTACGTTTTTATTGCTACGAGAAGAGACTGGGTTAA